The following are encoded in a window of Haloarcula halophila genomic DNA:
- the cofH gene encoding 7,8-didemethyl-8-hydroxy-5-deazariboflavin synthase subunit CofH, translated as MSDAVPTGDLEFTHQPTTDQSFENALAKARDGERLTVADGVELITTGTDRDGIDRRRKEQVLEAADRRRAEVVGDEVTFVANLNNNVTTACNTGCLFCNFKDRSEQFRSSYQEDHGGFTKTPAESREIVADAVERGIYEVCSVSGLHPALALDEEHRELLEASDREELNYRPPADYDVDPGTYCEQIRAMDVGGVHVHSMTPEEAYHARRGTDWAYEEVFRRLSRAGLDSVPGTAAEILVDEVREVICPAKIDSAEWLEAMEAAAAVGLDTTATIMYGHVENAKHRVLHLQRVRELQDRTGAITEFVPLSFVHEETPLYERGLVDGGASRDEDELMIAVSRLFLDNVDHIQSSWVKYGDSQGLKMLTCGADDFMGTILSEEITKRAGGDYGEFRSIREYADMISAIGRTPVERSTDYEHRRVVDPDADAVGPELGPKADGTPLLE; from the coding sequence ATGTCTGACGCCGTCCCGACGGGTGACCTGGAGTTCACCCACCAGCCGACAACCGACCAGTCCTTCGAGAACGCACTGGCGAAGGCGCGGGACGGCGAGCGCTTGACCGTCGCCGACGGCGTCGAACTCATCACGACCGGGACCGATCGGGACGGCATCGACCGCCGTCGCAAGGAGCAGGTACTGGAGGCCGCCGACCGCCGGCGGGCCGAGGTCGTCGGCGACGAGGTGACCTTCGTCGCCAACCTCAACAACAACGTCACGACCGCCTGCAACACCGGCTGTCTGTTCTGTAACTTCAAAGACCGCTCCGAGCAGTTCCGGAGCAGCTACCAGGAGGATCACGGCGGGTTCACGAAGACACCGGCCGAATCCCGCGAGATCGTCGCGGATGCCGTCGAGCGCGGGATCTACGAGGTCTGTTCGGTCTCTGGCCTTCACCCGGCGCTGGCACTGGACGAGGAGCACCGCGAACTGCTGGAAGCGAGCGACCGCGAGGAGCTGAACTACCGCCCGCCGGCCGACTACGACGTCGATCCGGGGACCTACTGCGAGCAGATCCGGGCGATGGACGTCGGCGGCGTCCACGTCCACTCGATGACCCCGGAGGAGGCCTACCACGCCCGCCGGGGGACCGACTGGGCCTACGAGGAGGTGTTCCGCCGCCTCTCGCGTGCCGGGCTGGACAGCGTCCCCGGGACCGCCGCAGAGATCCTCGTCGACGAAGTCCGGGAGGTCATCTGTCCGGCCAAGATCGACTCCGCCGAGTGGCTGGAAGCGATGGAGGCGGCCGCGGCCGTCGGCCTGGACACGACGGCGACGATCATGTACGGTCACGTCGAGAACGCGAAACACCGGGTACTCCACCTCCAGCGGGTCCGCGAGTTACAGGATCGCACCGGCGCGATCACGGAGTTCGTCCCGCTCTCGTTTGTCCACGAGGAGACGCCCCTCTACGAGCGGGGGCTGGTCGACGGCGGTGCCAGCCGCGACGAGGACGAACTGATGATCGCCGTCTCGCGGCTGTTTCTGGACAACGTCGACCACATCCAATCGTCGTGGGTCAAGTACGGCGACAGCCAGGGGCTGAAGATGCTGACCTGCGGGGCCGACGACTTCATGGGGACGATCCTCTCGGAAGAGATCACGAAACGCGCCGGCGGGGACTACGGGGAGTTCCGCTCGATCAGGGAGTACGCCGACATGATCTCGGCGATCGGTCGCACGCCGGTCGAACGCTCGACGGACTACGAACACCGCCGGGTCGTCGACCCCGACGCCGACGCCGTCGGCCCGGAACTCGGGCCGAAGGCCGACGGGACGCCGCTGTTGGAGTGA
- the cofC gene encoding 2-phospho-L-lactate guanylyltransferase, protein MRVVVPVSGSDPKTRLAAVLDTDERLLFAEAMLGDVVETLAAAGYTPDVVATGPIDCPVPVTVDDRGLDPLVNGLLDDTGGDLAVVMADLPLLTTEAVQRLFAPDTDVVLAPGRGGGTNAVVVRHPEFRVDYHGASIRDHRRIAREIGADLAEIDSRRLATDIDEPGDLAEVLLHGDGRAADWLADAGFEVVAEDGRVGVTRN, encoded by the coding sequence ATGCGCGTCGTCGTCCCCGTCTCGGGGTCGGACCCGAAGACGCGTCTCGCGGCTGTTCTCGACACCGACGAGCGACTGTTGTTCGCCGAAGCGATGCTCGGTGACGTGGTCGAGACGCTCGCTGCGGCCGGCTACACACCCGACGTGGTCGCGACGGGACCGATCGACTGTCCGGTCCCGGTGACCGTCGACGACCGCGGGCTCGATCCGCTCGTCAACGGTCTGCTCGACGACACTGGCGGCGATCTGGCCGTCGTGATGGCGGACCTCCCGTTGCTCACCACCGAGGCCGTCCAGCGACTGTTCGCGCCCGACACCGACGTGGTGCTGGCGCCGGGACGCGGTGGCGGGACCAACGCCGTCGTCGTCCGCCACCCCGAGTTCCGAGTCGACTACCACGGCGCCTCGATCCGCGACCACCGCCGGATCGCCCGCGAGATCGGCGCCGACCTGGCCGAGATAGACTCCCGACGGCTGGCGACCGACATCGACGAACCCGGCGACCTCGCGGAGGTCCTGCTCCACGGCGACGGACGGGCGGCCGACTGGCTCGCCGACGCGGGCTTCGAGGTCGTTGCCGAGGACGGTCGCGTCGGCGTCACCCGGAACTGA
- a CDS encoding NAD+ synthase, translated as MHERTDHPSDLLSDAIDDISATESALVSFIQDRVQSAGADGVVVAMSGGLDSTVAATLAVEALGPERVLGLGLPCHKTDATAALEASTVADALGMPFERVQLRPLLLQFDQTVAPALDPADSKRSTPTAGRARENAIARLRMLCAYYAATRTNRLVLGTVNRSELLLGYVTKHGDGAADLFPLGDLYKTEVRALAEHLGVPDHIVGKEPTAGFRPGQTDADDLGASYDVIDSLLYRIIEQGVSVEAAADAVGVDSSTARQFVEMCSQTAHKRARPPVPGVEGRVRRPTVPDSGE; from the coding sequence ATGCACGAACGCACCGATCATCCCTCTGATCTGCTATCGGACGCCATCGACGACATCTCGGCAACCGAATCGGCACTCGTCTCGTTCATTCAGGACCGCGTTCAGTCGGCGGGGGCCGACGGCGTCGTCGTCGCGATGAGCGGGGGTCTCGACTCGACGGTAGCGGCGACGCTTGCCGTCGAAGCACTCGGTCCCGAACGAGTCCTCGGCCTCGGACTCCCGTGTCACAAAACCGACGCCACCGCGGCACTGGAAGCCAGTACCGTCGCCGACGCGCTCGGAATGCCGTTCGAGCGCGTCCAGCTTCGACCCTTGCTCCTCCAGTTCGACCAGACGGTCGCACCCGCCCTCGACCCTGCCGACTCCAAGCGATCGACGCCGACGGCCGGCCGTGCCCGCGAGAACGCGATCGCACGACTGCGGATGCTGTGTGCGTATTACGCCGCGACCCGGACGAACCGCCTCGTCCTCGGGACGGTCAACCGCTCGGAACTGTTGCTCGGCTACGTCACCAAACACGGCGACGGTGCCGCCGACCTGTTCCCGCTTGGCGACCTCTACAAGACCGAGGTCCGTGCGCTGGCGGAGCACCTCGGGGTGCCGGACCACATCGTCGGAAAAGAACCCACCGCCGGTTTCCGTCCGGGACAGACGGACGCCGACGATCTCGGCGCGAGCTACGACGTGATCGACTCACTGCTGTACCGGATCATCGAACAGGGCGTGTCTGTCGAGGCGGCCGCCGACGCGGTCGGCGTGGACAGTTCGACCGCGCGCCAGTTCGTCGAGATGTGTTCGCAAACGGCTCACAAACGGGCCAGACCACCGGTTCCGGGCGTCGAGGGGCGGGTCCGGCGGCCGACAGTCCCGGACAGCGGCGAGTGA
- the cofG gene encoding 7,8-didemethyl-8-hydroxy-5-deazariboflavin synthase subunit CofG translates to MIPGADAYDVDIAFDPAEVERLLSVTPDDVDAAAEFSYCRNVFVPLTTACRYTCTYCTYYDPPGQAELMSPEEIRETCRRGADAGCTEALFTFGDDPDDRYTAVHEQLAEWGHETIHDYLREACEIALEAGLLPHANPGDQTREQMATVADLNASMGVMLETTADVQAHGGPRAKSPGQRLATIRTAGELGVPFTTGILVGIGEEWRDRAESLLAIRELDRRYGHVQEVIVQPVAENERWQDGSPDLSTMRRVTAMARAALPESVSVQVPPNLAPARELVDCGIDDLGGVSPVTVDHINPGYEWPALTELDAVADHAGVPLVERLPVYDRYATDEWLSERIRAALDRDDAHGRRFRSVLHRGENPAGRV, encoded by the coding sequence GTGATTCCCGGCGCCGACGCCTACGACGTCGACATCGCGTTCGATCCCGCCGAGGTCGAGCGCCTGCTGTCGGTAACCCCCGACGACGTCGACGCCGCCGCGGAGTTCTCCTACTGCCGGAACGTCTTCGTGCCGCTGACGACGGCCTGCCGGTACACCTGTACGTACTGTACCTACTACGACCCGCCGGGGCAGGCCGAACTGATGAGTCCCGAGGAGATCCGCGAGACCTGCCGGCGGGGCGCCGACGCCGGCTGTACGGAGGCGCTGTTTACGTTCGGCGACGACCCCGACGACCGGTATACGGCTGTTCACGAGCAACTCGCCGAGTGGGGCCACGAGACGATCCACGACTACCTCCGGGAGGCCTGCGAGATCGCCCTGGAGGCGGGGCTGCTCCCGCACGCCAACCCGGGAGATCAGACCCGCGAGCAGATGGCCACCGTCGCGGACTTGAACGCCTCGATGGGCGTGATGCTGGAGACCACCGCCGACGTCCAGGCCCACGGCGGGCCGCGAGCGAAGAGCCCCGGCCAGCGCCTGGCGACGATCCGGACCGCCGGGGAACTGGGCGTGCCCTTCACGACCGGTATCCTCGTCGGCATCGGCGAGGAGTGGCGCGACCGGGCCGAGAGCCTGCTGGCTATCCGTGAACTGGACCGGCGGTACGGCCACGTCCAGGAAGTGATCGTCCAGCCGGTCGCCGAGAACGAGCGCTGGCAGGACGGCTCCCCCGATCTGTCGACGATGCGCCGCGTGACCGCGATGGCCCGGGCGGCGCTGCCCGAGTCGGTCTCGGTGCAGGTGCCCCCGAACCTCGCACCGGCGCGGGAACTGGTCGACTGCGGGATCGACGACCTGGGCGGGGTGTCACCGGTGACGGTCGACCACATCAACCCCGGCTACGAGTGGCCGGCTCTGACTGAACTCGACGCCGTCGCCGACCACGCCGGCGTCCCGCTGGTCGAGCGGCTGCCGGTGTACGACCGGTACGCGACCGACGAGTGGCTCTCGGAACGAATCCGGGCAGCACTGGACCGCGACGACGCCCACGGCCGGCGGTTCCGCTCGGTGTTACACCGGGGCGAGAACCCGGCCGGCCGGGTGTGA
- a CDS encoding sodium:calcium antiporter, translating into MAANLLVEGGIIVAATIAIWKGSDWLESSSEQLSTYYGLPQVVQGAIVVAVGSSFPELATVVVAALGGSMPLGVGAIVGSAIFNILVIPAVAGIATEDDIESNRTLVYKEAQFYMLAVSVLLITFAMAVIYYPGEATLMGDVTRPLALMPLGLYGLYIFIQYQDTADHQADDDGGDIAVGRQWLFLLAGLGVILVAVESLVHSVGVIGRAAGVQEFLLGVTILAGATSLPDTLVSVRAAKDDRGVASLANVLGSNTFDLLVAIPLGVLIAGTWTVDFAMAVPMFGALTGATILLFTALRTDLALSDLESYALLGAYLVFVGWVVSESLGIVTGMLPA; encoded by the coding sequence ATGGCCGCGAACCTGCTCGTCGAGGGTGGTATCATCGTCGCTGCCACGATCGCGATCTGGAAAGGCAGCGACTGGCTGGAGTCGTCGAGCGAACAACTTTCGACGTACTACGGGCTCCCACAGGTCGTCCAGGGGGCGATCGTCGTCGCCGTCGGCTCCAGTTTCCCGGAACTGGCGACCGTCGTCGTCGCGGCCCTGGGGGGGTCGATGCCCCTCGGCGTCGGTGCGATCGTCGGCTCGGCGATCTTCAACATCCTGGTGATCCCAGCCGTCGCCGGGATCGCTACCGAGGACGACATCGAGTCCAACCGGACGCTCGTCTACAAGGAGGCACAGTTCTACATGCTCGCGGTGTCGGTGTTGCTCATCACCTTCGCCATGGCGGTGATCTACTACCCCGGTGAGGCGACCTTGATGGGTGACGTGACCCGACCGCTGGCACTGATGCCGCTCGGACTGTACGGACTCTACATCTTCATCCAGTACCAAGACACCGCGGACCACCAGGCCGACGACGACGGCGGCGACATCGCCGTCGGCAGACAGTGGCTCTTCCTGCTCGCGGGGCTGGGCGTCATCCTCGTCGCCGTCGAGAGCCTGGTCCACTCGGTCGGCGTCATCGGCCGAGCCGCCGGGGTCCAGGAGTTCCTGCTGGGTGTGACGATCCTGGCTGGGGCCACCTCGCTGCCGGATACCCTGGTCAGTGTCCGGGCGGCAAAGGACGACCGCGGAGTCGCGTCGCTGGCGAACGTGCTGGGATCGAACACGTTCGACCTGCTCGTGGCGATCCCGCTCGGCGTGCTCATCGCCGGCACCTGGACGGTCGATTTCGCCATGGCCGTCCCGATGTTCGGCGCCCTGACCGGAGCGACGATACTGCTCTTTACCGCGTTGCGGACCGATCTCGCCTTGAGCGACCTGGAGTCGTACGCGCTGCTGGGTGCCTATCTCGTCTTCGTCGGCTGGGTCGTCTCCGAGTCCCTGGGGATCGTCACGGGTATGCTGCCGGCGTAG